In Zingiber officinale cultivar Zhangliang chromosome 1A, Zo_v1.1, whole genome shotgun sequence, a genomic segment contains:
- the LOC122038790 gene encoding CBL-interacting protein kinase 1-like yields the protein MKEGEESEGRSRPGMRSLLSKYEMGRTLGEGNFGKVKYARHVETGRSFAVKILDRKRIQSLNLDDQIKREIGTLKLLKHPNIVRLYEVSASKIKIYMVLEYVNGGELFDIIPAKGQLSEKQGRHFFQQLIDAISYCHDMGVYHRDLKPENVLVDANRNIKISDFGLSALPQHLGNDGLLHTTCGSPNYIAPEVLSNRGYDGARSDIWSCGVILYVLLTGYLPFDDRNLAVLYQKILRGDTKIPNWLSPGAQNMLRRILDPNPVTRINVAGIKADEWFKQDYVPAVPNDGYGDEEILFHNSLPSKEDNVADENETSPSHINAFQLIGMSSSLDLSGFFEKEDVSERKIRFTSNYAPNVLFERIVDIVTQMDLQVLKTHDKLKVVQKQDSKRPKNVGSLCVSIEVFEVNPSLCVVELMKSRGDSSWYRKMGSRLSEELGVGKDQKPSEREMTTPEEAEVPSAAAL from the exons ATGAAGGAGGGAGAGGAGTCAGAGGGGAGGAGCAGGCCTGGAATGCGATCGTTGCTGTCGAAGTACGAGATGGGACGGACGCTGGGCGAGGGCAACTTCGGGAAGGTCAAGTACGCGAGGCACGTTGAGACCGGCCGCTCCTTTGCCGTCAAGATCCTCGACCGCAAGCGCATCCAATCGCTCAACCTCGACGACCAG ATCAAGAGGGAGATCGGCACCTTGAAGCTTCTCAAGCACCCCAACATCGTCCGCCTGTACGAG GTGTCCGCTAGCAAAATCAAGATTTACATGGTCCTGGAATACGTAAATGGTGGCGAATTGTTCGACATAATT CCGGCGAAGGGACAGCTTTCCGAAAAGCAAGGACGACATTTTTTTCAACAGTTGATTGATGCGATTAGCTATTGCCATGATATGGGTGTTTACCACAGAGATCTAAAG CCGGAAAATGTACTTGTGGATGCAAATAGAAACATAAAGATATCTGATTTCGGTCTCAGTGCTTTACCTCAGCATCTTGGG AATGACGGCTTGTTACACACAACATGCGGAAGCCCAAACTACATTGCTCCTGAG GTTCTCTCCAACCGAGGTTATGATGGTGCAAGGTCAGATATATGGTCGTGTGGTGTCATTTTATATGTTCTTCTCACTGGTTATCTTCCTTTCGATGATCGAAATCTTGCTGTTCTATATCAGAAG ATACTTAGGGGAGATACAAAGATTCCCAACTGGCTCTCTCCTGGTGCTCAAAACATGCTTAGGAGAATTCTCGATCCAAATCCTGTTACTCGGATAAATGTGGCAGGAATCAAGGCAGATGAGTGGTTCAAGCAAGACTATGTACCAGCTGTCCCGAACGATGGCTATGGCGATGAGGAGATACTCTTCCATAACTCTCTTCCAAGTAAAGAG GATAATGTCGCAGATGAAAATGAGACTTCGCCCAGCCATATCAATGCATTTCAGCTGATCGGAATGTCTTCATCACTTGATCTTTCTGGTTTTTTTGAGAAAGAG GATGTCTCCGAAAGGAAAATCAGATTTACATCAAACTATGCACCTAATGTTTTGTTTGAGCGTATAGTGGACATTGTCACACAAATGGACCTTCAGGTTCTGAAGACACACGACAAA TTGAAAGTCGTTCAGAAGCAGGACTCAAAGAGGCCCAAGAACGTTGGATCACTCTGCGTTTCGATAGAG GTGTTCGAGGTCAATCCATCTTTATGTGTTGTAGAATTGATGAAATCACGAGGTGATTCTTCATGGTATAGGAAG ATGGGCTCAAGGTTATCAGAAGAGTTGGGCGTGGGTAAAGACCAGAAGCCATCGGAGAGAGAAATGACAACACCAGAGGAAGCGGAGGTGCCTTCTGCTGCTGCATTGTGA